The Chryseobacterium shigense genome segment CGGGGTATGGCGATAATGTAGCTTCCACTATTGTAGATCTTACTTCTGGAGAACCGGAAGTTATCCGCCAGGGAAAAGGAATTATTTAGCAGAAAATTGATACCTGATCTTTGAGATGATGAGTTTGTACGGTAAATATGCAATGGGAATTCTTTTTTCTTTTGTACTTCTTGCTGCGGTAATGCTTTATTCCTTTCCGCTTATTTATTGTATTACAGGAATAAAAGGGCTTACTTCAGCTTATTTATTTTACTCCAGGATTATTCTTTGGGTGGTTCTTGCTTTGGTCTTTCTTTACAATCTATTTATAGAAAAGAATTCCTTTCTGTTATGGAAGGAAAAGCAGTATTCTGTAATGTTCTATCTTAAAGCTGTCATTATTTTATATCTGATTTGTGCTTTTGGCGGTTCTTTCTTAAATTTTATCATCCAGGTTTTCACTCATGAAAATGTAAGCAGGAAACTCGTCCGGATCGCATCACTTTTAAAAAACAATTATTTCCTGATTGTCTCTATCTGCCTTACTGCAGGAATTGTGGAAGAACTTCTCATGCGGGGATATATTCAGCCAAGAATTGAAAAAATATACAATAACCCATACCCTGGCATTTTTATTTCTGCCGTATTATTCGGAATTTTGCACAGTACTTACGGAACACTTGGACAGGTTCTTGTACCTTTCTTTATCGGAACCGTTTTTGCTGTATTTTATAAAAAATATTCAAACATTAAAATCCTGATCATCTGCCACTTTATGTACGACTTTGTGTCTATGATGATTATGAATTTTATAGACATTAAACATTTATCTGCATTCTAACATTATGAAAATTATAACTTCTCCCGCAAAATTGATGAACGTTGAAAATTCAACCGGCTTGTTACGATCAACAACCCCGAAATTCATCGAAGAAGCTGCATTTATACAATCTTATTTAAAACATAAATCACCAAAATATCTTTCCGAATTAATGGAAATCTCCCCGAAACTGGCTGATGAGAACTGGGAAAGAAACCAGAAATGGAAAGCCAAACCAACGGCAAAAGAATCTGCACCTGCTATGTTTGCTTTTACAGGAGAGGTTTACAGAGGATTGGATGCCAAAACTCTTGATAAAAATGCTGTCGATTATTTACAGAAAAACTACAGGATGCTTTCCGGGCTGTACGGTCTGCTGAAACCATCTGACAAGGTAATGCTTTACAGGCTGGAAATGGGACGTCATTTTGAATTCGATCAGTATAAAAATTTATATGAATTCTGGAGGGAGAAAATTACGGAACAACTAAATTCCGAGATGAAAAAAGGTGAAATTCTTCTCCACCTGGCCAGCACCGAATACGGAAAGGTAATCGACAGAAAAAAATTAAATCATAAGGTCATTGATTTTGATTTCTATGAACTTAAAGACGGAAAACTGAAAACCATCGTAGTTTATACCAAGCATGCAAGAGGTCTTATGGTAAGATTCTGTGCGGAAACCAACGCCAAAACCCTGAATGATGTAAAAGCATTCAACTATGAAGGCTACCTTATTGATGAGGAA includes the following:
- a CDS encoding CPBP family intramembrane glutamic endopeptidase, giving the protein MMSLYGKYAMGILFSFVLLAAVMLYSFPLIYCITGIKGLTSAYLFYSRIILWVVLALVFLYNLFIEKNSFLLWKEKQYSVMFYLKAVIILYLICAFGGSFLNFIIQVFTHENVSRKLVRIASLLKNNYFLIVSICLTAGIVEELLMRGYIQPRIEKIYNNPYPGIFISAVLFGILHSTYGTLGQVLVPFFIGTVFAVFYKKYSNIKILIICHFMYDFVSMMIMNFIDIKHLSAF
- the yaaA gene encoding peroxide stress protein YaaA; the protein is MKIITSPAKLMNVENSTGLLRSTTPKFIEEAAFIQSYLKHKSPKYLSELMEISPKLADENWERNQKWKAKPTAKESAPAMFAFTGEVYRGLDAKTLDKNAVDYLQKNYRMLSGLYGLLKPSDKVMLYRLEMGRHFEFDQYKNLYEFWREKITEQLNSEMKKGEILLHLASTEYGKVIDRKKLNHKVIDFDFYELKDGKLKTIVVYTKHARGLMVRFCAETNAKTLNDVKAFNYEGYLIDEEKSTDTKLVFTR